The DNA window tcctcctcctcctcctcctcctcctcctcgaactGAATCACAAGCGGATGGGTTCCCTCCGTAACCAGCTGCAGTTTGCAGAGAGCAACAGACATGCGGGTGGGAGGTAAACATGAGTCGCGGAGGCCACGTTTCGTGCGCAGAGGGCCACGGAAGGATTCTCAGGTGACGCCTTCATCTTTTCATGTCTCTTTTATTCTCTGGCAGCTTTATCCTGCGGTTGCTGTGACATCCGATCCCTCAAGATGAAGAGGCACGCGCGCTTGTGTTCCGTCTTCAGCATCTTTGCAGTAAGTACAGTTTTATCTAGTGCCTTTTCTCCCTAATGATCTCTGCAAAGACAATTGGGGGCGGGGGACGTGCTTTTGTAAAAATAAATCCTTGTTTTCCCCGTGTAGATGGAAGTCACAGGCATGAGACGGTTTCATGGCGAGGGATACATGCTTTAAGGACCAAGGGAAAAGATTGTCCTCACATAGATTTCGTAATATTCCCTGGTATTCAGGCACAGACATTgttaggggggggggcatttgttgAGGTCAAAGCTACCCCCTTGTAGGGTTCAATCGTCTCTGAGAAAACACACCCAAGGGTTCCGTAAGACGAGGAAGAGGAAGGCGGGGGGAGGAgctttggattttatatcccgcctttggctcattccgcacatgcagaataatgcactttcaaactgctttcagtactctttgaagctgtgcggaatggcaaaatccacttgcaagctgttgtgaaagtggtttgaaaacgcgttattttgcgtgtgcggcaggggcctttctctcctgtaaggagtcttgaagcagcttataaagtcctttcctttcctctccccacaacagaccccttgtgaggtaggcagggttgagagagttcggagggaactaggactggcccagggtcacccagcaggcttcatgtgtaggagaggggggATGAATCCAGTCCGCCAGATAAAAGTCCGGTGCtcgtggagtggggaatcaaacctggtttgaaTTAGaacccaccgctcttaaccactaaaccacgctgacTCTACACCATGAAGAGTCTCTTAATGGGAATGTGGTGATTCTCTGAGGATGCATTTTGAACATTACGTTTGGAAGCTTAGAGACCTGACAAATTCCCAGGTACCGTTGTGTAACTGACTCTAAAGGCATGTCAATCATCCATCTCTCAGTTTGGGGAGTGATTGAATAGTCCAATCCCATGTGCTGGACGCCAGTGTAATcttgtttaatctgctgttttaaaggggttttaatgtaattgttcggtttattgtgttgttcaccgcccagagccctttgggggaggggtggtatacaaaatcgaaaagagagagagagagaggggaggggggatggatggatggatggatggatgatggatggatggatggatgatggatggatgatggatggatggatggatggatggatggatggatggatggatggatggatggatggatggatggatggatggatggatggatggatggatggatggatggatggatggatggatggatggatggatggatggatggatggatggaagatggatggatggaagatagatggatggatggaagatagatggatagatggatggaagatagatggatggatggaagatagatggatggaagatagatagatagatggatggaagatagatagatggatggatggaagatagatagatggatggatggaagatagatagatggatggaagatggatagatggatggaagatggatagATAGGAAGATAGATAGGAAGATAGGAAGATAGgaagatgatggatggatggatggatgtgatGCACAGAACAGGAGAAAGTGACAGAATGGATGCCAACCAAGATCTTACAGAGAGAGGGCCGGGAACTCCCTCGATGAACGGGTTACTTTGGGCGTAGAAGAGTCTctaatatttgtttatttcttgcGGCCTGTGAGCATGCTCTGAAGCACCCTTTGGAAGCTGCCGTCCTAACTTATAATCTTTTAACAAATGGGGAGGTCACCGGGTGAATCATCTTAGCCTCAGCCGGGTGACCCTGCCGCACTTAAATATCACTTAGGTCGGGCAGGTTGAACTCTGCTCCTGCCTCCTTTCCCAAAATAAACTCCTGATTGAAGATGCCCAGTGTGGTGAAATCCCAGACAAGGAGAGGAAAATTTTAGGGGCATTGAACATCGCTGTAATGGCAAGTCGTGATGTGGTTTTAAGCAGACCCTTCAATTGCCGCGCTGCTAGAAAGCTGACTGGTCACGCATTCTGCTAGCTGCGTGCTCTGTAATCTCGACTTGGCAGTGAGTCAGGTCTTGCCAACATAGTCAGATCTTCCCTGCAGTAAGAACACTTGGTTGGGAATCTTTCTTCTGGCAACTGGCTGTTGTCCAAGATAGATgttccgaggccccttccgcacatgcagaataatgcactttcaatccacttgcaatgctgGACTTtacagctggactttactgtgcggaatagcaaaatccagaggaggaggagcaggagcaggagcaggagcaggaggagtttggatttatatcccccctttctctcctgcaggagactcaaaggggcttacaatctccttgcccttcccccctcacaacaaacaccctgtgaggtgggtggggctgagagagctccgagaagctgtgactagcccaaggtcacccagctggcgtgtgtgggagtgcacaggctaatctgaattccccagatgagcctccgcagctcaggcggcagagcggggaatcaaacccggttcctccagattagaatgcacctgctcttaaccacagcgccactgctgctcctaaagtgcgttattctgcatgtgcggaaggggcctgataaACAGGAGCTGGAAGGCAGGGATATGAAAGAGATGGAGTACGCAGGACCCAAtccctctgtatagcaaccctggacttggtGGTCGCCTGCTGCCTGatcccttaactggagatgccggagaTTGAACCCAGGAACCCTCTGCATTGATCAAAGGCTCTACCACCGAGCCACAGTTCTTCCCACCTGACTACATACTGGATTAAGacctggacaactgggtttgaatctGCAGACCATCAGTGGGTGACCattgagagccaacgtggtataatgattaagagcaggtggattctaatctggagaaccgggtttgattccccactcctccacctgagtggcgcaggcttatctggtgaaccagatgtgtttctgcactcctacattcctgctgggtgtcttcgtgccagtcccagttctctctgacctctctcagccccacctgcctcacaaggtgtctgttgtggggagaggaagggaaaggagattgtcagccaccttgagtctccttacaggagagaaaggtggggtatgaatccaaactactactactactactactactactgctactactactactactactactactactactactactactactactactactactacacttcctcttcttcttcttcctcctcttcctcctcttcttcctcttcctcttcttcttcctcctcttcctcctcttcttcctcttcctcttcttcttcctcttcttcctcttcttcttcctcctcttcctcctcttcctcctcctcctcttcttcttcttcttcttcttcttcttcttcttcttcttcttcttcttcttcttcttcgggttgTTACACCCACTaagcctaaccccccccccccaaagggttgTGGTggagataaaatggggaaaggagatCAGTGTAGAACCGCACTGAGCTCTTTGCTGGACATGCAGGCAGAAGAAATGAAAATACCTGTGGATTTTGTAGCCCTTCTTtatcctttttctctctcctcctttataTACAGCTGGTAATCTTTGATATACCTCTTGTGTCATGTAGCCAATCCGTGTATCGCATTTTCTGTGTGCCGTTGCGTTGGATTGGATTTTTATGCACTCCCTGCTGAGTTTGAGGGTGCGTTCCCAttccatcgttagatcctggagatctggccaattaccgccccatttcgaatctttcgtttctggggaaggtaattgagagagtggtgttggagcagcttcagggcttcctggaggacacatcggccttcgaccccttccagtccggcttgcatgctgggcatgggacggagactgttcttgtcgccatcacgaatatttatttatttatttattttattggatttttataccgccccatccccggagggctctgggcggtgcacagcatttgaaaacaatataattaataacatttaaaagcagcgataaaatatcCCGATGCGTTTACCAATATGtccaaatttaaattaaaattaaaattcaagatgtAGGGTGGCGTCCAGTGTTTCaacaatataaaatccctccctccccacgatgaagggaggcatgaCGAGTCTCAGTGATGGAATTGTGGCCCGGATGTTAAGGGCCAAAGACGGGGCACTGTTAGCGGCTGGGTCCTccgaaggcctggcggaacagctccgtcttgcaggccccgcggaactccccaaggtcccgcagggcccggacccaccgcctggctgcttccggggtgcggggcaccgtccttcagtggattgtctcgtttctccgggatcggggtcagcaagtgtggtgcggggaccaagcttcccggaggtgcccacttcattgtggtgtgcctcagggggcactgttgtccccgctattatttaacatctatatgcgaccccttgctcagttggtacggagctttgggctgacctgtcatcagtacgctgatgacactcagctcattctgttgatggagaggggaatggtcatcgcccctgcggctctccagcattgtttggaggtggttgctggttggttgaagcagagcaggttaaaactgaacccgtcaaagacggagatcctttggctggggcgggagggaggggttggggatttccagccgccggtgtgggagggggctacattggcaccagcctcctccattcgtagcctgggggtccacctggattcggctctctcaatggagacccaggtggcccatgtaacccgggttgcgtttttccatctgcgccaAGCCTGGCGggtggcccccttcctctctcaaccggacctggccaccgtgatccacacaacggtcacctccagactggattattgcaactcgctctacgcaggccttcccttgcgtctgattcggaaattaaaattggtccagaatgcggcggcacgcttgctcacaggaggtgccgccagagaccatatctcacctgtgctgtgccgcctgcactggttaccgattgaattccgaatcgttttcaaggtgttggttttgacctttaaggccttgcgcggcctgggacctccgtacctatgggaccgtcttgccccacatgtcccaaatcggcctctgcgctcagcagaggcaaatttgctggtgatccctggcccctcaatgatgcggctgacctccacccgggccagagcttttacagctctggcccctgcctggtggaacgctctacctccagctacgcgggccctgctggatctttctgaatttcgcagggcctgaaagacggagctgttccaccgggccttcggggggtccggccgctgatgccccccttttttctaacacctgtggaccctgccgttcccccctccctcttcctcccccctctcttagGGGACcatgagtaggacgccatcggtaattctgatattaagatgctgcattttaattgggggttgattttaatgtatagagccatatttaatgattatctataacttgtttttactgtgctctatctatttgtttgttcaccgccctgagccctctgggggagggcggtttataaatacaattaataataataataataataataataataataataataataataataataataataataataataataataataataataataataataatgtgtgggAGCGGGGAAGCATATCCAGTTCTTCACATTATAGTCTTCCActcacacagaggctcattccgcacatgcagaataatgccctttcaaactgctttcagtgctctttgaagctgtgcggaatggcaaaatccacttgcaaacagtcgtgaaagtggtttgaaaacgcattattttgcgtgtgcggaaggggccagagtgtggcATGGACTGTCCCAGGTGTCACATAGAAagcaaacccagttgtccagactGGAgtgtgctgctcttaaccactaaaccacactgtctctcttgTAGCACTCCAGGTACGCCAGAGTTCCCCAACCCCCAACAagttttgttctgttccccagAGAGGCCTTGTTTGTTAGCATTGGACTAGAacctgggaaatccagggttgAATCCCAACCTGCTCGCTGGCTGACCTTAGTCCAGTCACACCTATCCAGCCTAacctacagggctgttgtgaagataaaacggaggagagcaAAATGACGCGAGCCACCTTGCCTCCCCGTGAAGCAAACAGATAAACAAAGTGAAGCAATAAATCTGTGTTCATAGAATTGAGTCGAGCTCAgaggttcttaccagttcccgagagcgggttactaataatttgtgtgtgccgagaggggggttactaatcgggtccgcttttccgttagaaatcccattaggtccaaaaatcatcaagtcctgttgtttcctacgtggctggttagcgaaggtagaaaacgggatcattctccccgttgggctgttttaaaaacacgtcttagaaatatggtaaagttccttgtttaaggaaagtctccttcttttgatttcttgaaacaaaattaagtatttgaaagtattaagtatttgacaggcacagaggagaagtagttgtttctgttggcagtagacgatgggacttgctataatgagtttaaattatggacagaaagataccagctggaaattaggaacttttttttacagtaagagttttttatagtaacagagaaattatgaatgccccgcccccggaatgcccggccacgcccctgttgtgccccgcccagccccattggcgctacgccactgtttgaatcccaccaccatgggaacctgttactaaaattttgggatcccaccactggtcgtgcTTCTGTTTTCCCAGAGCGATGTGAAATTAAGAGCCACAATTTCTCTCTGGTTCTTTCTTCAGGCGTTCTGCTATCATTACGCACGGGCGCAATTGTGCCGAGAACAGGAGTTCCGGAGCACCGAAGGGCGATGTCTCCCTTGCGTTTGGTGTCCGCCAGGAGAGGAGCCGGACAGGGTAAGCCATCTATGAGACTTAACTCTCTCTTTCCATGGTTGGGGGTGCAGGGAATTCCACGCATGGCCTTTTCTCGGccgaatttcagaaaaaaagtagAGGCAGTTTTATAGTCTTAATGCTTGCCAGGTTGTTTTTGGAGCGTGTCGACACGTACCATTTATGCATGCCTTAGCACAAATTTTTGACTTTTTGACGTCTGAATGCCAAGAAGACACAGCCCtgcttgagtcagcagtgtgatgcggcggccaagaaagccaatgtgattctgggctgtatcaataggagtgtagtgtctagatcgagggatgcgattgtacttctctattctgcattggtcagacctcacctggaatattgtgtacagttctggccaccgcaattcaagaaggatattgacaagctggaacaggtccagaggagggcaaccaaaatggtcaaaggtgtggaatccatgccctatgaggagagacttagggagctggggatgtttagtctggagaagcaaaggctaaagggggacatgatagccctgtttagatatttgaagggatgccatgttggtgagggagcaagcttgttttctgctgctccagagactgcccgccccccccccccccactatatggggtccctaacatcatcgggacccattattctcttctgggagggttgcatatgggtttcgtgggatattgttttagaatgtaattgttttaacttatatatatgtttttatacatgatattatattgttcaccgccctgagcccttcggggatagggcggtatattaaatcaaataataaataaataaaaataaataaataggaccaggagccatgggttcaaggtgaaggaaaagagattctacctaaacatcaggaaaaacctcctgacagggctgttagacagtggaattcactgcctcaaagTGTGATGGAGTCacacttctttggaggtttttaaagagaggctggctggccatctgtcgggagtgctgtgattgtgtgttcctgcattgcagggggttggactggatggcccttgggggtctcttccaactctaggattctatgattctatgaaagcatCGTGGCATATTGTAAGCATGCTGGCATTACTCTCCACATTTGTTACAAACCCAAGCAAGTATGTGCTCATCTCTGAGTTGATTTTTCCGGCAGAAGGCCTCTTTCGAGCACTGAATGAGCCACTGACCCGTGGCGCTCGTCGGGTCATGCACTTTCGCTGCCAGATGAGCGAATCACTACAAAGGGCAAAGCAACAGCCCCAACCATTTATACTCATCCTTTCGCCCACCCCTTTGTTTTCCAGCACACACAGTTTCCTAACCGGATTCCTGCAATTGTCATTCTCTGCCTGGCAGAGTGGGCTGTATTTTGAAACTGATTTTGTTAGCTTACAACATGCCCGTGCCTCATAAGGAAAACATGAAGCTGCTTCCTACTAAATCAACTTCTCAGTCCAGTAAAGTCCatcttgtctgctcagactggggACGgctctccagagatcagttagAAGTCTTACGtctcttagggcgattccgcacacgagtaaaatggtttgacccagttccctgagaagggtactgacctaggtcgaagccattgttgttccccactgcaaccagcttgatcccagcttggagggcggaatcatcctgtgcctcttcgccgctccgttccgattggctgctgttctacggccatgttccgtctatccccacacacgttatttaaaaaactgccacaggaatggagggacgaaggtggcgttttttgattggccagctgtacgcatgcccgaaacactcagctgtgattggctgaatgggggactcctggcaccagagattccgcactttactggaatcgagctgagttcgagcggggttccctgaaaaagtaggagttcccaactggagtcggaaatttgaccgttacacggggcgaagctggtacaaaaccacgtcgatcccagtggttgtgtggagcacttaggtcgaacgcagctccaacgtaggtcgataacgcaagtgcggaactGACCTTaaaggagccagcgtggcgtagtggttaaagcaggtggattctaatctggagaaccgggtttgattccccactcctccacctgagtggcagaggcttgtctggtgaaccagatgtgtttccgcactcctacattcctgctgggtgaccttgggctagtcccagttctctcccacctacctcataaggtgtctatcgtggggagaggaagggaaggagtgtgtaagccactttgaggctcctcatggttgagaaatgtggggcataaatacaaactcttcttcctggtcCTTCCAACTGGAGATTCCGGgtatcgaacctgggaccttttgcatgtggAGCAggttctctgccactgagccatggcccctctccAACTGATGGGCCTCCACTCCATGTTATCTGTCTCGTCCCATTCTACAGCCAACTATGCCTGAGGCACATcccctggcagcaaattccacataaCTAAAGAAAGCAGTTTATTGCACAAACAGTACCCGAAAAATGCAATCCAGACGGCCTCCCGCTGTGCCTGATGTGTGACAGCATCTTTCTTTGATTCCCTCCCAGACATGCGGCTTCGGGGAAGGACTGGGAATGGTTTGCAGGCCGTGCTCCGCGGACGCCTTCTCTTCCACCCATGGGctggaactctgtgccttgcgcACCCGGTGTGAGGACAAGAAGAGGGTTCGCGTGAGTCCCgggacagctgcagcagatgaTTTGTGCGGGGACTGCATACCAGGGTAACGTGGCGTTTTGTTTGGCCGTGTGGTTTTGGGGAAGGCGGACTTGCTCGCTTCAAAACCCCAGAGCCTGGGGCCCGAAAGCATCTCCGTGGCAAGGTTGAAAACTTGCTCTGGAATTGTGGCAAAACTTTGCCAGTATCTTAGTTTGAGTTGTGGAGTCGCTTCAATTCAGTTTAATGTCACGAGGGCCTCTGCCCAGCACTGCGGTGGAAAAGCAACAGACGTAACCAGTAAAAACACAGGAGGTAAAAATCAAATAGTATCCACAAATTGCACCATAGGGTGAGATCTGTGATTGTGTTGAACGTTATCTGACGTTCTACGGTAATTTCTCCTCTGTCTTTTTTACTGTGATGAATGCAAAAatcaggggaaggaaggaaggaaggaaggaaggaaggaaggaaggaagggagggagggagggagggagggagggagggacggacggacggacggacggacggacggacggacggacggacggagggacagagggacagagggacagagggagaaggaaagaacgagagaaagaaagaaagaaagaaagaaagaaagaaagagaaggagagaaggaaagaaagaaagaaagaaggaaagaaggaaagaaagaaagaaagaaagagagagagagagaaggaaagaacgagagaaagaaagagagagagagaaagaaagaaagaagaaagaaagaaagaaagaaagaaagaaggaaagaaagaaagaaagaaagaaagaaagagagaaggaaagaaagagagaaagagaaagaaggaaagagagagagagagagagagagaaagaaagaaggaaagagagagaaagagagagagagagagaaagaaagaaagaaagaaagaaagaaagaaagaaagaaagaaagaaagaaagaaagaaagagagaaggaaagaaagaaagagagagagagagagaaggaaagaatgagagaaagaaagaaagagagaaagaaagaaaagagaaagaaaagaaaagaaaagaaaagaaaaaaaaagaaggaagaagaaaaaaaggaagagaaggaaagaaaggagggaaaaaagagaaaaagaaggaagagagagaaaggaaagagagagagagagagaagaaaagaaaaaaagaaagaaagaaagaaagaaagaaagaaagaaagaaagaaagaaagaaagaaagaaagaaagaaagaaagaaagaaagaaagaaagaaagaaagaaagagcttcAAGGGTTTTTCTACACAAGCCAAAGTCTGTTCTTTTTGTGAGACAAGGAGAAACCTGATTTAAAATTGTGTCTGGACATTTGCATTTTCCTTTCACCATTCGAAATGGGGGTTGCCACTTCCGCCTTGAGAAACTCCTGTccgctctctgaagctgccattttctccaggagagttGATCTCTTTGGTCAGATTTTCCCTTGGATTCTGGAGATCCTTTTGTCATTCTTGGAGATCTTCCGCTCTTGCACGGTTGTTGGCAACGAATGCCCAGTTTTTACTCCCCAAtttccaggaagttcccaacctggagctggtagccCTACCGTCTCCCGATACTGTAATTCTCCCCGCCCTAAATGCCGAATGTTCTCCAGATTCCCAGATTGCTGCTAACAGCTGTGTACCGTCCTCTTTTAAGATGAAAATAATCACTTGTATTGGACTTATAAGAATTGAGGCCATTGTTGGGAGAAGACGGGGGTCCGGTTTCCTTCCTCTTgcagtatttttgtttgtttgctagcAAAGGACTTTGCAGAGGAGGCATTGAGCCGCGCTCTCGCAAAGCGGCAAATCACGCCACTTCCTGGCTCTGGGAAGAGCAGGAATCTCGACATCTTGGCAGGAAACTGGTGGGGAGAAAACAGCGGGAGGGTTTTCGTGAGTCACAGAAGACTCTTGGCTGAACCCGGCCCTGCCGGTGTGATGCCAGCgagagggaagagagaaacaggTCGGGCCTGAGTCATAATAGCTGCTGCATCGGAGCCGCCGGCTCTCGAGTTTGTAAGCCTGACTCATCCAAATGCCCCAGCTgggttggggaaggcaggaaaggacATTGTTGGGGTTCTCCACATCAACCTCCGTGCCTTAGGGTTGGGTTTATCttgcccctttcccctctttctcaagagcagcgtggtgtagcggttaagaacaggtgcactctaatctggtttgattccccgccctgccgcttgagctgtggaggcttaatggtgaaccagatcagcttgtgcagtccaacacgtgccagctgggtgaccttgggctagtcccagttcttcagagctctctcagc is part of the Sphaerodactylus townsendi isolate TG3544 linkage group LG04, MPM_Stown_v2.3, whole genome shotgun sequence genome and encodes:
- the LOC125432005 gene encoding tumor necrosis factor receptor superfamily member 19-like isoform X1 — translated: MKRHARLCSVFSIFASDVKLRATISLWFFLQAFCYHYARAQLCREQEFRSTEGRCLPCVWCPPGEEPDRTCGFGEGLGMVCRPCSADAFSSTHGLELCALRTRCEDKKRVRVSPGTAAADDLCGDCIPG
- the LOC125432005 gene encoding tumor necrosis factor receptor superfamily member 19-like isoform X2; this encodes MKRHARLCSVFSIFAAFCYHYARAQLCREQEFRSTEGRCLPCVWCPPGEEPDRTCGFGEGLGMVCRPCSADAFSSTHGLELCALRTRCEDKKRVRVSPGTAAADDLCGDCIPG